The proteins below come from a single Zea mays cultivar B73 chromosome 8, Zm-B73-REFERENCE-NAM-5.0, whole genome shotgun sequence genomic window:
- the LOC103634990 gene encoding GDT1-like protein 1, chloroplastic, protein MASAAGAALCPCSFSTVLSSSPSTPFRPARTTPRPSLRPLPRRARLPLRPGHSVLRCLPKCDSGKPDGGGDAGLSGRKAARPAGQGGPRRPAQFGASSCGLAFTTVAGVIMLQASQQALAATQFAGLQPADVLGDLGDVSTGFASAFLLIFFSELGDRTFFIAALLAARSSGAVIFLGTFGALAVMTIISVVLGRAFHYVDGIIPFSFGGTDFPVDDIAAACLLVYYGVTTLLDAASGDDEKINEEQEEAELAVSKFSGNGAGVMSAAGTIASTFVLVFVAEWGDKSFFSTIALAAASSPLGVIAGSLAGHAIATLIAVLGGSLLGTFLSEKIIAYIGGSLFLAFAAITIVEIVT, encoded by the exons ATGGCATCCGCCGCCGGCGCCGCCTTGTGCCCATGCTCTTTCTCCACCGTACTCTCCTCCTCCCCCTCAACTCCCTTCCGTCCCGCAAGGACGACGCCTCGCCCTTCTCTCCGCCCGCTGCCGCGCCGCGCCAGGCTACCGCTGCGGCCGGGCCACTCG GTACTGAGGTGCCTCCCGAAATGCGACTCGGGGAAGCCGGACGGAGGAGGAGATGCTGGGTTATCGGGTCGGAAGGCGGCCCGGCCAGCGGGTCAGGGAGGACCCAGGCGGCCCGCACAGTTCGGCGCGTCGTCGTGCGGACTCGCATTCACGACGGTGGCGGGGGTGATAATGCTCCAGGCATCGCAGCAGGCGCTTGCCGCCACGCAGTTCGCTGGCCTGCAGCCTGCGGACGTGCTGGGGGATCTCGGGGACGTCAGTACAGGTTTTGCTTCA GCTTTCCTGTTGATCTTCTTTTCTGAGCTAGGGGACAGAACGTTCTTCATTGCG GCACTGTTAGCAGCTAGAAGTTCTGGAGCTGTCATTTTTCTAGGCACATTTGGAGCTCTTGC GGTAATGACCATTATATCTGTAGTTCTTGGTCGAGCATTCCACTATGTTGATGGCATCATTCCGTTCAG CTTTGGTGGTACTGATTTCCCAGTTGATGACATTGCTGCGGCATGTCTCTTG GTTTATTATGGGGTTACTACATTACTTGATGCAGCCTCAGGTGATGATGAAAAGATCAATGAGGAGCAAGAGGAG GCTGAGTTAGCAGTATCGAAATTTTCTGGAAATGGTGCGGGGGTCATGTCTGCTGCTGGTACTATTGCTAGCACATTCGTATTGGTTTTTGTTGCTGAATGGGGTGATAAATCATTTTTCTCCACAATTG CACTAGCAGCAGCTTCATCCCCTCTGGGTGTCATTGCGGGATCACTAGCTGGTCATGCCATTGCAACATTG ATTGCAGTTCTTGGTGGCTCTTTGCTGGGAACATTCCTGTCTGAAAAG ATTATAGCATACATTGGAGGGAGCCTATTCTTGGCCTTTGCTGCGATTACCAtagttgagatagtgacttga